In Aquimarina sp. TRL1, a single window of DNA contains:
- a CDS encoding TolC family protein — MRISILLIISMLSSSLTAQKDHILTFREYLGYIIKYHPVVKQADLKLDIGQAKLMKARGAFDPKLEVDYKRKRFKEKTYYDKLNATFKIPTWYGIELKANFEENDGIYLNPEATVPTDGLYNAGISFSLAQGLLINERMASLKKAKFFKKQAKADRDLLVNQIIFDAAVAYFDWLKTYNEMLIYKQYVDNATLRFKGIKKSAELGEKATIDTVEAGITVQNRTLSLEQARVKWNKYSLNLATYLWINDNIPLELQEEIIPDINTGEQLDITFNTLSTPDTIDVANHPKVKSLEYKYKSLIIDKRLKTNKLLPKIDLEYNFLSETPDQFASFNTVNYKSGIKIRFPLFLRKERADLKLAKAKLQDTKLKMNLTSLKIKNKIAAIRQELNSFVLQNELIDKVVDDYTILLKAEERKFSLGESSLFLINSREKSLISAKLKANKMENKYFTTKATLFNSMAGNVTLQ, encoded by the coding sequence ATGAGAATTAGTATACTACTTATTATTAGCATGCTCAGCAGTAGCCTGACTGCTCAGAAAGATCATATTCTCACTTTTAGAGAGTATCTGGGCTACATTATAAAGTACCACCCCGTTGTAAAGCAAGCAGACTTAAAACTAGATATAGGGCAAGCTAAACTAATGAAAGCAAGAGGGGCTTTTGATCCAAAACTGGAAGTTGATTATAAAAGAAAGCGGTTCAAAGAAAAAACCTATTACGATAAATTAAATGCAACCTTCAAAATCCCTACCTGGTATGGAATTGAATTAAAAGCAAATTTTGAGGAAAATGATGGAATATATTTAAATCCGGAAGCAACTGTGCCTACTGATGGATTATATAATGCCGGAATCTCCTTCTCATTGGCGCAAGGGCTATTGATCAATGAACGAATGGCTTCATTAAAAAAAGCAAAATTCTTCAAGAAACAAGCAAAAGCCGATAGAGACCTTCTTGTCAATCAAATCATATTTGATGCCGCTGTAGCGTACTTTGACTGGTTAAAAACCTACAATGAAATGCTTATATACAAGCAATATGTAGACAATGCAACATTGCGTTTTAAAGGAATCAAAAAAAGTGCTGAATTAGGAGAAAAGGCTACAATAGATACAGTAGAAGCAGGAATAACTGTACAAAACAGAACATTAAGCCTGGAGCAAGCCAGAGTAAAATGGAACAAATACAGTCTAAATCTAGCTACCTATTTATGGATTAATGATAACATTCCATTAGAATTACAAGAGGAAATCATTCCTGATATCAATACCGGAGAACAATTAGATATCACCTTTAATACCTTATCAACTCCAGATACAATTGATGTAGCAAATCATCCCAAAGTCAAATCTTTAGAATACAAATACAAAAGCTTGATTATTGACAAGCGTTTAAAGACTAATAAATTATTACCAAAAATAGATCTGGAATATAATTTCTTATCCGAAACACCTGATCAATTCGCTTCCTTTAATACTGTTAATTATAAAAGTGGGATAAAAATTCGTTTTCCGTTATTTCTCAGAAAAGAACGAGCTGATCTCAAACTCGCAAAAGCTAAATTACAGGATACCAAACTGAAAATGAATCTTACCTCTCTAAAAATAAAGAATAAAATCGCTGCGATCCGACAGGAATTAAACTCTTTCGTACTTCAAAATGAATTAATTGATAAGGTTGTTGATGATTATACCATATTGCTAAAAGCAGAAGAGCGAAAATTCTCTTTGGGTGAAAGCTCTCTCTTCCTTATAAACTCCAGAGAGAAAAGTTTAATTAGTGCCAAACTAAAGGCTAATAAAATGGAAAATAAATATTTCACTACCAAAGCCACACTATTTAATAGCATGGCTGGTAATGTTACACTTCAATAA